Proteins encoded within one genomic window of Oncorhynchus masou masou isolate Uvic2021 chromosome 1, UVic_Omas_1.1, whole genome shotgun sequence:
- the LOC135541486 gene encoding uncharacterized protein LOC135541486 → MSLSSLLDSPVRLLEGQFIRKSLQQPIPIAGPSRHCPVATSQSPLPSRHCPVATAQSPLPSRHCPVATAQSPLPSRHCPVATAQSPLPSRLCPVATAQSPLPSRHFPVATAQSPLPSRHFPVATAQSPLPSRHCPVATAQSPLPSRHFPVATAQSPLPSRHCPVATAQSPLPSRHFPVATAQSPLPSRHCPVATSQSPLPSRHCPVATAQSPLPSRHFPVATSQSPLPSRHFPVATAQSPLPSRHFPVATAQSPLPSRHCPVATAQSPLPSRHFPVATAQSPLPSRHCPARE, encoded by the exons ATGTCGTTGTCTTCTCTGTTGGACTCGCCTGTCCGTCTGCTGGAGGGTCAGTTCATCAGAAAGTCTCTG CAGCAGCCCATCCCTATAGCCGGGCCCAGTCGCCACTGCCCAGTCGCCACTTCCCAGTCGCCACTGCCCAGTCGCCACTGCCCAGTCGCCACTGCCCAGTCGCCACTTCCCAGTCGCCACTGCCCAGTCGCCACTGCCCAGTCGCCACTTCCCAGTCGCCACTGCCCAGTCGCCACTGCCCAGTCGCCACTGCCCAGTCGCCTCTGCCCAGTCGCCACTGCCCAGTCGCCACTGCCCAGTCGCCACTTCCCAGTCGCCACTGCCCAGTCGCCACTGCCCAGTCGCCACTTCCCAGTCGCCACTGCCCAGTCGCCACTGCCCAGTCGCCACTGCCCAGTCGCCACTGCCCAGTCGCCACTGCCCAGTCGCCACTTCCCAGTCGCCACTGCCCAGTCGCCACTTCCCAGTCGCCACTGCCCAGTCGCCACTGCCCAGTCGCCACTTCCCAGTCGCCACTTCCCAGTCGCCACTGCCCAGTCGCCACTGCCCAGTCGCCACTGCCCAGTCGCCACTTCCCAGTCGCCACTTCCCAGTCGCCACTGCCCAGTCGCCACTGCCCAGTCGCCACTGCCCAGTCGCCACTTCCCAGTCGCCACTTCCCAGTCGCCACTGCCCAGTCGCCACTTCCCAGTCGCCACTGCCCAGTCGCCACTTCCCAGTCGCCACTTCCCAGTCGCCACTGCCCAGTCGCCACTGCCCAGTCGCCACTGCCCAGTCGCCACTGCCCAGTCGCCACTGCCCAGTCGCCACTTCCCAGTCGCCACTGCCCAGTCGCCACTGCCCAGTCGCCACTGCCCGGCAAGAGAGTAA